Within Thunnus thynnus chromosome 15, fThuThy2.1, whole genome shotgun sequence, the genomic segment tttctgcctCATGTCTTCTGCTCCTGACTCAGATGAAGATCTGTTACTGAATGGGCAACAAGCACCAGGTGGCTGCAATCAAAACTActttaaataaatgcagttttaagtCGAATGCACAGGACAGAGCAGGTGGCTTTAAGCTGCtcttttcttctgctgctgtccTTTCAGATTTTCAGTAACACTAAATAGCAATAACAAATGCAATAGCTCACACAACATAGCAGTCAATGTTAAATTAATCTGTGGTCAAGTTTCAGGAATTGTTTATGGAGTTAAAGTTTACAAAAATAGTTTGATTTTGTAATGAACTGTAGCATAGATAAGACTGATGGGTTGCAGGTTATGGCTGATATGAGAGCAGTGTTATACTAGGAAGTGGTTAGTCAACTGTAAATACACTCACTGTTCACCTGGCAGGAGAGTCAGGTTGGCCAATACACAAACAGACTCATAATGACCCACTGATACCAGGCAGCCGGCTGATGAGAGGCACGGGACAGGCGGACTGAAAAACAAGGCAGACAGGGTAGGATCGGTGAGCCTCagacacgcacatacacacacgcactcacacacacagagttacaGTATACGCCAAGGCTGAAGCGACTGTGAGCTCCTGTACAGGCCCGAGCCAAGGCCTCCCTCACTGATCACAACACAGCTCTGTCTGATAAGTATCTTGCGCAATACATAGATGCAAGTGCACGCACTCTTTCTCACTCTCCTTTCCATTCATTTGAAAGCAGATGATTTCGAAATCATTAACAGCCACGGGGTGGGATAGATTGGCAGGCAGAGTATGATACATTCTGACCTGACTAAGGATTGAAACGTTGTCCAGATTAAATTTTGTGGCttggagtaagtgtgcaggcatgaccttttttttattgaggcAGAGTATGAGGCCAAACCTAGATATCAGGTCCAATaaataatgcacacacacacacacacaaaattctgaagcacatacagtacattactgAACACAGGGGTAATGCACTTGTATTTGAGACACACGCATGCCTTCACACATATCCTTGTGCTATAGTATGTGACAGAACATTATGTCTCAtattagaaatgtatttataacCTTGCATGTAATTAACTATGAATGTGACCTTAAACCTTCTAATCACGCTGTAAGACAAACTCTAACTGGATAAATAAGCCCTTTTTGAATGCATGGGTGGCCTTTTCCAGGTCTTTAACTTTTGTGAGGATATTAGACCATGCATCAAAATCACTTTGTAGagaacacacacccacaccagGTTTCTCACTTCCCTCTAAGCCTTTTGCTAACAGTGATTTATGCTGAGTGGGGATATCCAAGAGACGCCACTATGAGACATTGGAAAGTAAATAAGAAGTCACTTTCTGCTTTATCACCATCAGATGATATACTGTGGCGGAGCACAGCTCACAACGTTGACACATACCATTGCATGTACAGATTTACAATACTGTACGCTtgtttaaagtgaaaacatcCCTGATTTACGTTTGTACCTGTGATCCTGGAATGCAGGACAGATACTGTACAATAACTGTTATGACTTACTGCCCTTGACAACAGGTACACTGCCTTTCATGTTGGTGCATAAATCAGGGATATGGGAGGATGAGCGGTTGCTATATTATATACATGTTGGCTATATACTCAGGAGCAGCTCGAGGTCTCCTCTCCGAATTAGTAAACACATGACtggaaacacatacagtacttctGTAGTTACACGTGAAAACATGCTATCTtgcttaaacacacacatggacattGCACATCCACTATACATATACCATTATAGGACAGAagagacacacacgcactcatacacacacacacatatgtaacCTTGTTTGCTGGTGGGAAATCTAGGGAATGTGGCAGGGTTCAGAGTTCTTAGAACACCAGCAACACACAGCGGGTCTGCCAGAGGCACCACAGagtgtgagacacacacacacacacttacacacatacaccgaAACATACACACGCCATGGCAGCTCTTtcagtgagtcagtgtgtgAGTCACACTTCGGCTATGCTGCCTCTTGATTTTATAACAGCCGCCAGCAAGGCACTGTATTTAATATTCCAAACAACTGTACTGTGGGACTCTCTgtggcacacatgcacatatattcacatatgtatactcacacacacacaattttgtgtgtttaaacatACCTGCACAAATAAGACAGAGGAGTTCTATTGACACATATATAGAAACAGCACATACACTTTGCCTTTTCTCTtccattcaaacacacacagatacacacttgTCATTGGGGATGACTGCAGACGAGTCAGAAGGGGAGACGAGGGAATCCTAACCTCTTTGAGAGCCATATCTATAGGAGAGCCAATCATAAGCTTCTGAATCACAGATACTGACTCCATTAGATCTGACCTATGAATCACTCCCCTATACATTCCAACAAGAGAATGTACGTAGCTTCAAGGGGGAGGAAAAAGTGGAGAGGTGTGTACGTAAAATGCCACGTCTAAACACAGTTTTAAATCTGTGTCCGCCTCCTAGTTATAATATTGAATCCCCACCTGTTTCACGGTGCTAACCTGGCAAAGCACATACAAAACATTGGCTCCAGGTAGCCTTGTTATGGATCAAACAGTCTTTGCACACCGTGAATGCTAATGCACTGTTCTTCCCAACCAAGCTGTGGTCAGtttatgattgttgttgtttgccaAAAACTGCACTGTCATGGGGGTGGAGGCCAAATTAATTGTGTGTcacaattaaaatgttataaacaCATTGCATATCCGGATGTTTTTGTATCACAGTTCAAAGCTCAGTTATGAGGCTTTCAAAATACAATCAGTCTGTTTCGATTGTGAGTTTACTGATAACAGACgaaacacacacgtacactcacacacatgctacCCACAGGTTGAAAAGAACACAATGTCTCCATATCAGTTTCCCCAATTTAACAGTCCAGGTGAGAAAACTTTTAAACAACACCCTCTGGTGGCGGCTCAGTAGAGGAAAACAACCAGGAACTGTGGCACAGTACTTATCAGGAAAGGTGTTCTCAAACCTTTCTAAAAgccttattgttttttttaagttgttattttattgtaggGGTTCTGGGCCCCAATTGTAACATTTATTTGTGGATATTGAGGTTTGCAGTTTGCAGAACTGTATTTGAAAAACCTGCAGTTTGAcgatcaaagaaaaaaaaaacctgtgacACACAGGAAGGCTTCTGTCAAAGTAAGATCAGTGGCATAAGGCTCAAGGGAAAGGTACTTCACATAAAAGCAGCTGCATGAGGCTGTGCAGCGGTTGACGTGTGCCGTGGGTGTTAGGTTTGATAGGAGTGGCGTGAGGCTGAGGGGCAATGAGTCAGAGTCAACGATAAGGACCTGGGGTTATGAATGACCTCTTTGAACTGTCCTTCTTTCTCCCCAcactcctcctcttttctcttcacaTCTGGTTCTTTGCATGGGTAtccctgttctttttttttttttttatcctttgtcttttttttttacagtcaatGACTCACAACCACTTCATGCCTTGTTATGTACGTTTGAGTCTTAACTTTCATTAAAATTGGCCTTTCCTTCACTACTTCTCTCACgattccttctttttctttctctcacacccTTTTCTCTCACAGACCACTGTCCGTGCTTCTATTCTGTGATCAGGGAGTGGAGCCTTTAGGTTTATCTGCATTTGTAAAAAGCTCTCTGACTCACtcgctcacacaaacacacacacttcatagGTGATGACTCATTGCAACACAGGCCATTCAGATCCACAgtacaacaaagacaaaactggtGCGTGTTAGTGTGACTGTGTTTGCATACACATTAACCTTTATATGCATTAAAGTGCCATTGCACAGAGGGCTGATGACACACCACCTACAAAGCTTTTATCTCCCCGTGATAATAAGACTTTGCTGTAAGGGTGGTTTTTCCTGCCCTAATAtttgttacattaaaataaaagtgttgtTGCTTGCATGGCTGTTCATTAGTGCCATGAATACAatttgtgcatgtgcatatgtgtaaaaatgaatatattgttACTTTGTTGGAGAGATAATGATACAAatctgtaatgtgtgtgtgtgtgtttaagtgtacAAGACCAGGGGCAGAAAAGCATTAACTATGACACCAGCAGCTAAGGAATGATAAATGTGTTGAGTGACTCATGCAAGACAGACATCGGAGCCATCAGCAGACACGCTGGCAGCGGCATCCACTGTGACAGACAACACAAACTATAACACACATACAATTGTCCCCATAAAGTTCCACATGCACAGAAGCacgttatacacacacatatactgtattttatatattgatatatatatatatatatatatatatatgtatatatccaGGTAAGTACAGACATTGTGGTGCAAAATGTTCCCTGCTTCATTTGTAACACTTTTGCATGTCTGTGGAAAAGATGAGTCACTTTCAACTGCCGTCGTCACATAACTACTGTCACTTAGGCTGATTCATAGGGAACAATTTCTAAAATAACAATCAACCTCTCTGCTGGCATTTTTATGCAAAGTGACTGAGGGTACACCATGTACTTATTATAGAAAAGCAATTCATTGGAATGCTGCAAAACATACAGATTGagttgttttattcataaagaCAAATGACCACGGgtcaataaaatgcacaatgtTTGGCATTGTgtgtaatataaaaaaatagcTACGACAATAATTGGCTGGAATTTCAAAGAGAAATAGCAGTAAAGAACAACATGTTCTCTCACAAAGCATCACACAACTACAGCACATTATTACTACAATACTGCTCAGAACACCTGTGTGAGGTGAATATGGCAATGACACCGcttttcttttataaaacagTTAGTTATAACCGTTAGTTAGTTTATAACTGATATCCTTTTTTTCCCTACATAAAGAACACTTAATTTTCATCATCTGAGTCTTCCTCTTCGTCCTCTTCATCGtcatcgtcctcctcctcctcagactcATCTtggtcctcttcctcctcttctcttcttgtcTGCCGAATGGAGGCTCTTTGTTGCTGtgacaacaaataaacagtcaCTATGCAGCTAAGACACTTAACAGGTAGTCATTAAGCACAACTGGTGATTCATTGGAATCTGCTTTCTCTTCACcacttctctctccctctaggGAGTTAGGGAGTTAAGAAAAGAGTCAACACAGGTACAGGTGCGAACACACCCAAAGATGCATCGAGGACACACTGAGATTAAACTCCTGAGGTCACATTCTTCAGTATTTGCAGTCTGTAAACATGAATGTGTCCTTTGGTATGTATGAAATCTAAGATAGTATGTTATGGTATTTGAATAATCTACAAAAGATAGACTCTCGCCATAGACACTGTCATGTTTAACTTTCAATATCAGATTTTTTCTGTAGTCTCATCCTGTACGCAAAAGGGTCTGCCATCCTCTTTTCTACCTACATGAGtgcaagtgtgtgcatgttcttgttttgtttagaAGTGACTGCTGTTTCTcacacatagaaacaaacaTAATCATTGAAGCAAAGTTTGATCTCAAGTTGTGATGCAAACTGCATTCTGGTGACAGGTATGAACTGCATCTGCCTCTGCTAGCCACTATTTGGACATTTCTAGATACAAGACACAAAATTTGAACCTGCCCTATGAGACATACTCTAGACAGTTCATctaatatatataatgataCTGCTTATTTGGTGAGAAAGTGAGGAACACCCGTCTAGACATTTTATAACCCAATACCATAAATTCACAAGTTACAGTGCAGTATCGATGATAAAGATGTTGAGGGTAAACTGTGAACTTAGGAGGAAATGCATGATGTTACTGGCATGCAATGGCATGTGTAGAAATTTCAGACTGGGAGATGGTTGGGGTGATGTTGTGCGTAAGCATTGGCACAACTGATAAGACCTTTACTGGTATGAGgaaggtttttttaaaaaaaaaaggaagcagggaattttttcatttcatcatcgCGATGAAACTTATCAAACTGTCAAAGTGGAAGATAAAAAGCATTTAACATTACAGAAACTTCTTCAAAGAGGGATCTTCTGGGGAAACTTTTGGCATCAGAGAATGACAGTTGCTATTAAGGATCTAGGCACTTTCTGCATCTTACCTGTAAGGTCCCTGATGTACTCAGGAAGGACCCGGTCCGATCAAGGGAGGTTTTGGAATTAGCTCGCACTATGTCTAAGCGTGACTGGTAGTCAGGGGGGTGCAGTGAACTCCTGAAAACCTGTCAAAGACAGTAGGAGGTGCTACActttatgaatttaaaaaataatgaaagcatGAAGTTAGGCATGTTAACAAATATTATGGGTATTTTATATTACAGTTACATAAAACCCGGAGTCTCagggggaaaaacacacacacacacacacacacacacacacacacacacacacacacacacgaagaaGAAATACTCCATGATCTGGAATATCCAGCTAATCAACAACTGGGCTGGCAATGTGCCTTGGTCACACATAAACAAAGCATCTTAGAAGGTATGCCTCTGATAGCATAACAAACTCCCATTAAAACCACACCAACGGTTTTCACTGCGTAGAAAATAAATTCCATGCGACCTCTCGATCAGGATTATCTTCATGCCTGTCATTATGCCTTTTTCAGATGATTCAATCTCCCATGCTCTGTACTATGAGTCATTGAAAAACAGCCTTGTCTGGGTGAGGAGTTTCACTTCAATATGAATGGAAGGCAGATGATtcagtgcaaaaacacacagatgagaTGGCAAGGCGTGGAGGAAAATAGAGCAAGGGCATCAGCAGGAGGAACCTCGTTCAATGAAAATCATTGATCCTTCATTTTCTCACTACAGGCACTGTCTCTGAAAAATAGTTAGGCTAACCTCTCACCAAATTGTAAACAGAAGCAAAGTAGCAAGCATGAATCTTCATTGTGCAGTAGTGACCGCAGATTACTTCAAAGTAACCACATCAGTTAAAGGGTGTGAACTATATTTAGTATGTATGAGCAATGAGTTTATGATGACTGTGTCATGATTAACCTTCAGCAGAGCCTCAGCCTACCTCCAGGTCCTCCTCCTCGTCCACACTTTGAATGCTCTGGTACGCCAAAGTGTACACCTCTAAGGCCTTGGCATGGAAAGACATCTCCACTGTTACAAACTCACCAAAGATCCTCTGTGGGAGCAAAAACAAAGGGAATGTGTCAGTGATTAATAGGCTTTGACACAACTGTCTGGTGACCACTTGATGACAAACCATTATAATTTTAACAACTAAAGGAAGATTGAGATGTGTGGGTGGACgacaaaaaagaaatcatcACTGTCTGGTTTCACTTCATGGACACCCACTGCTTCACCAGACGTATATTTCAACTCAAACCGTGGCTCTTAAAATatgagttgcagcagaccttaATGTCCCGGATCTTTTGCTTCTCAAACTCGTCTATGGTCTCCTCCAGCTGCCTCGTGGTGCGCGTTGCATCCATGGTGGCTCTCTGGAGTTCACTCTCAGCCTGATGGGAAAACAAAAGGGAATATACAACATCCTACAAAACATATCAGTCTAACAATAAAGGTTATGGCTGAAGTTTTAAAGAAAAGCATCGGCGTACAAACATAGAGATTCAACAGCATCCTTTAGTGCTTGTTGATCTAAtgaattagaaaataaatactttaaacCCCGAGTTAGCTTGTTTTGGTAATATTGAAAGCTCAGTATCATTGATGCGAAACACTGGAAACTCCAAATTTCAGACCTGCAGTTCTAGTCCAACCTGCACCATCTATCGGCAAAAGCCCTCCAGATATAGAAACGCTACTGTGCTCCTTTtacaggaaaggaaaggagtAGCATCTGCAATTTCACCTGTGTCTCCTTCATTCCTGCAGCtcaactacacacacaaacatacagaaaacaggagctataataataataaaaaaaggtgCTGCtccttattttcttttcctACTGGTGGCACAGGTTGGCATGTGAGGAACTTGTGTGACAATAATTCCTTGTGGAGAATCAATAGGGGTGATCAGTAGGTCAGTTTGTGTGACAAAAATATGTGAGCTTGTGATTGAGTGATAAGCAAGTTCAATAAGGTGCCTCACATCTGAGACAGAAGAGTGGAACAAAATCAGTACCTGTCACTGACTTTGAAAACCAAGCATTCATTGAATATAGTCAAAACTATGTTTATGACGTACTGGATGTTTTGCTGTAAAACATAGACAGAATTTCACTGTGTTGGAATTTCATTTCAATGCAattctgaaatattttacatatttgtggtAATACATCACCAGTGATGAGATGAACAGATTACACTGAACACACCTGAGACTGAAGGCTTGGTCAAGGAAGCACCATAAAAATATTAGCTTGTTGACAAGAAATGAACCCCAAGATATTACCTACACATatgcagatgttttttctttgtaacattaaaagtaattgTGTCTATTTGATATTGAAGAATTTGAGAATATAAGAGAAACAAGGCAAGGATACAATGATTTGCCTGTCTGAGGGGTTTCTCTGTCTGGTCCTCTCAAGCTGAGCCATCTGTTTGGCTTCTCTGTCTCTGGCACTTTGAGTCGTCTTCAGATCTTCCTACATGGATGGAGAAGCAGAAAAGGACAAAGTAGTGATTATGAGAATTAACAATGCTAGTCGGTTATTTAGAAAGTCAGTTTGTCTCAAGTACTTAAGAGCATAAATCggtttctctcactttttcctGATCAAGTCATCAAGTAAATTCTGCAGAAAGACTGCAAAAATTTGGACTTGATATTTTCAACTAGAAAATATCTTTGAATCCAGGTCTAAATAAGATGCAGAGCTGGGAAGATGCTGGCAATGACATCAAGAGGTCTGGTGTGGCAGTGAGATGTTATCATTCAATCTATACTGCCCTCATGTGGCCATGTAGTGATGACACTGACAGTAAATTTATCTGTGACCCAAACTGCTTTCTCATTTTGAATTGACAAAATTGCTGCATTCTTGTAGGTCAGCACACATTTTAGTCTCAAAATACATGCAACTGCAGGGGCAGGGGACAGTTTCAGGCCTATGGATGTACTCTGACATTGCTTGTGTCTTATTCCACTTACCCTTTTACGTTTCACTACAGCTCCATAGCTTTTCAAGGGCTCTATGACTTTGGCTTCAAGTCTTTCCACCTGTAAAGCAAATAACTTTCTAGTTAAGCCCTGTCTTAAAGACTGTTCCTTGCTTCCTCACATTCACTTGACAAATTTAGACTGTGGCTGTGAATATGAAGTtatgatcaaaataaaaaacGGTGGGACATAAATTAGTTTTACCTCAGCTTGGCGGTAGTCTTGAATCTTGGCCAGGTGGTCAGCAAACTGCTTCATACCTCTCTTCAGGTTTGGCGTTTCCATGTCAGCATACAATCCGATTTCCTGAACCAGGATGTCTGCCTTGTCTCGTAGCCTGGCTGTTTTCCGAACGTAGGCAGCAAACATTTGGCACATCTCTCCAAAATGTTTCTCGACACTGGTGATGTTTTCCTGGATCTTTCTTGTCTGGTTGTCCCTGGGGAGGGTGAAGGACAACATAACAGTAGTAATCAATTGGTAGTTTAAATGAGTGACACACAATTTGTTCCTCATATTTGTGCAAGGAAGAAATTATAGCATTTTTATCTTGTATAATAAGTCATTTGAGTAGGAGTTTCCTTACTAAATCTATGTGTAGCAGGGCTTCAGAACCAAAACATCTGGGGGGTGTCATGTAGCTTACGGCGTTTTTGTTTTCAAGATTCTTTCATAAAATctaatacacaaacacaaacaagctaGTGCTACTTACCCtttgagaaaaatatattttcctgtAACTTAGGTAAACGTTAGCATGTGCGCTTTATTTTGAGGATTATGAACTTTTCCAGTCCATTTTAGCGACTTGTGGCTGATGAAGAAAAATCAGTTTGGGGGTTACCAATGATTATCATGGTCCATTAAAGGCGTCTTGTTTTTACACCTATTGATGAATAACTCAGTCCCAGTTATTTGTGTAATTAATGTAAAGCGTGAAAGTTAGCGTTATGTAACAACAGCTAACTAACCTAACGCTGCTTGATTTTTGTCAACGCTAACGATAACTTACCGAGCACTTTCCTCTGCAACTTACAGAGGACTTGTTTTAACGCGTTGAATATCTCTTACCTTGCTCTTGCATCGGGCGTGCGACTCATCTTTGCAGGAAGGCGGTAAATGAAATGTATTCAGTGTACAGACAGATTTATTGGTTCCCAGAATTAACGTCGGCTATGCTAGCTGTGCTTCTCCTCTCAGGCTAGCACGCCATTCTGCCGTTTCCATGGAGTCACATAGCGTTTCCGTTTGAGCAATGCATTCTGGGAATAGGAGTCGTTTGCTGATTCGAGGTTACTACTGTCATTTCCCAATCTCTAAAACTTTATTCCCTATTAAACcaatataattataaaataacctattgtttttcattttatttatgtatttataatttatgATTAAGAAAACGTAGGAAAGGAATTgcattcttttaaaaatcttatTTCTGTATTAGgatattatttcatattatgttataaattaatgggaaaaacaaacagacaaaaaaagatgaaaaaagaaatggaaactCTGACCAGTTTCTTTAACAAAGCTGAAGATGAGATAAtagtttgtttgatgtttttttctgttactcaaactctgtgtgtgagtacaattttgaggtatctGTGGTACTTGTTTTTCCCATGTTATGCTACTTTTACATTCCAGAGGTAAACATTGTAGGCtactaaaaagtaaaatacaataattattaGATAGTCACTAGTAATCTAGATTATTAagattttatataaaacatatgggtaacttataaaatatgatgaattgTTAGGGGTCAAACTACTCAACAGTATAAAGCAGTTAAAATTGTATCTGCCTTGACCAACtggctactttttttttaagcagaggATCTTAATACTTCTTTCATCACTTTCTACTGTAAAGTCTTTTCTACGTTGCAAAATACATTGCTCTGTCTCTAGTTTGAAAGTGTATAGcctgcaaaaatgcaaaatgtataGCCTAACTGAGACCATAACCTCTTATTACATAAGTAATgatgttttcattgttatgaATGAAAGCGTCATTCATTCGACACcaacatgttttaaagtgtccaacaatttttatttctgacatgtttgtttttgcaccTTATATAATCATCATTCTTAGGTCTATTTGGGAAAAtctgttacatttacattgtgtATGTTTGGCCAGTTAATCCATATCTTCATTTCCTGCTACACCAACATAGGCAGGTTAGGTACGAGAAAGTGTTATGAGCTAAATGTCTCATTAAGATGGCTGCTCTCATATGCACCatcataattaaaataaattgggCTCTCTGATTTCACTCATAAATATTTGATTGATCATACTGTATCAGTAATGTTGCTTATTAGAGATATTAACCAGAAAATTAAACAAGCTATTTGATAATCTTCATGACTTCTTCTCTGAGCAATAGCATATGAACATCCCAAATATTTGTCTGCTTTCTATGGCTTGTATAATTCCCCAAATAGATCAAGGTACACTGCCGACATTAAAACAAAGAGGGCCAAATAGTCCTTTTCAACAACAGCTTGACTGTTTTTGAATTGGTGCC encodes:
- the cibar1 gene encoding CBY1-interacting BAR domain-containing protein 1; this encodes MLSFTLPRDNQTRKIQENITSVEKHFGEMCQMFAAYVRKTARLRDKADILVQEIGLYADMETPNLKRGMKQFADHLAKIQDYRQAEVERLEAKVIEPLKSYGAVVKRKREDLKTTQSARDREAKQMAQLERTRQRNPSDRQIISQAESELQRATMDATRTTRQLEETIDEFEKQKIRDIKRIFGEFVTVEMSFHAKALEVYTLAYQSIQSVDEEEDLEVFRSSLHPPDYQSRLDIVRANSKTSLDRTGSFLSTSGTLQQQRASIRQTRREEEEEDQDESEEEEDDDDEEDEEEDSDDEN